In Phycisphaerae bacterium, the genomic stretch GCCATTCCAGTTCCAGGACAGCCCGGCGGCCGACGCCGCCGCCAACCGGGAGACCTTGGGCCGGCTGGCCGACGCGATCGGGGCGGGACAGGCCGCCGAGGTGCTCGAACACGCCTGCCTGCAGCACGGCTGGGTGTGGAGCCTCAACGGGAACGTGATCGTGATCTCGACCAAGACGCGGCAGATCGAGAAACAGCTCGACCGGCGGGTGTCGCTCCGCTACGTCCAGGCAAACCTGAAGGATGCCTTGATGGATCTCGCCGCCCGGGCGGGCGTGCTTCTCCATTTCGATCCCGGCGTGCTGGCCTCGCTGCCACCCCAGACCGCCGAGCGCTTCTCCCTCTCGATGGAGAATACGACGATTCGTCAGGCCTTGGAGATCATTGCGGGCGAAACCGGACTCATGTACTTCATCGAGGCGGACGGGGTGCGGATCTCGAACAACTTGGTTTCACCCACCACCGGCACCGGTCCGGCCGGAGCAGGCGGTTCCAGCCAGGCCCAGGTCGAAGCCACCGCCCAGGCCACCGCCGCCGCTCTGCGGGCGACATCGGTCATCGGGCAGATCAGCTTCCCCCTGAACGACGGCACCACGGCGTCTTTCTACCTCCGCCAGGGCGATCTGCCTCCCGAGGTCAACGAGATGCGCAAGATCCGGATCGACAAGGCGATCAACCAGCTGCGCAAGCATCTCAGTGCCGAGCAGCGCCGGGATTGAGATAGCATCTCATAGAGCTAAAAAGATCTAGAAGCGCGTGCCCCCGCTACGCGGATGGCCCCAGGAAGCTGACCGCGTGATCCAGCACCCGTCGGACGACCTCATCCATGGCGCCGCGCACGCGGACGCCCGCGGAATGGGCGTGGCCGCCGCCGCCCAGGCTGATCGCCAGGGGCAAGATCTCGGTGCTCTCATCGCCGCGGAGATTGACCCGGACGAGGCCCGGTTCCGCCTCGGAAAGCAGCATGGCGATCCGTATCCCGGACAACGAACGGGGAATGGAAACCTGGTCGTCGATGTCGGCCGGAGTGCAACCCGCGGCCTGAATCTCGGCCAGAGTGAGCGTGCTGTACGCAATGCGGCCGTCGCCGACCAGCCGGGTGTTGTGATAAACGGTCCGCATGAGATCGAACTCGTGAGGATGATGAGAACGATACAGCCTCGCCCCGACCTGCTCGACGTCCGCTCCGGCGCGAACCAGGCCAGCCATCGCCTCGAATGTCTCCGCCGAGGCGGTCGGCAAGGTGAAACCGCAGGTATCGGCATGGATGCCGGCGTAGAGGAGCGAGGCGGTGACGCCGTCCAGCGGCCAGCCCGCGGCGACGATCAGTCGATAGATCAGTTCGCAGGAACTGCTGGCACTGTCCACCACCCAGTTGATCCGGCCGTAATCGGGATTGGTCACGTGGTGGTCAATGTTGACCACGAACTTGTCCTCGACCGCGGTCCATTCGCCGGGCACACTGACCCGGCCGGGGCCCGCCGCATCCACGGTGACCAGAACGTCGGCACGGGTGACGCGCACGGCATCGGCCATCGGGACACGGCCCCAGTCGAGCATGAACCTGAGCCTGCGGCTCAGGTGCCTGCCGGGAAGCACGACCGCCCTGTCCGGGGCGGGCAGTACCCGACCCAGGGCAAGCATGGCCCCGAGGGCGTCGACATCGGGATTGGTATGCCCCGCGATCACCGGAGCTTGGGCATCGTTCAGGGCTGTGATGAGTTCTGCGGGCGGCATACCCAACCGTTCACTGCTTGCGGCCCATCGCCTCGATTAACACCCGGGCGGTGGACTCGCGCATCAACCGAGGGTCGGGCAGCCGACCGGCGGCCAGGGCCTCGCGAACATCGCGGCCGCTGATCGCAATCGGCTTCCACCCCCTCTTGCTGCACTCGTCGACCAGGCCGACGCGGCCCAACTCCTCATAGTAAGCGGCGAAGCCGACCTTGACCGGCTTGATCGCCAGATCCCCGTTGAGCTCGTCGAAGATCCGCTGAGCCGCCAGCGGATCCCAGATGTCCTTGCCGTCGTGATAGGGAGCATCGGCGTGCTTGCGGCCGATGATGATGTCCGTGAAGCCGAAGTTCTGCCGGTAGATACCGTGCATGATCGCTTCCTTGGGACCGGCGTAGAACATCTTGATGTCCAGGCCGAGCAACA encodes the following:
- a CDS encoding DHH family phosphoesterase, which produces MPPAELITALNDAQAPVIAGHTNPDVDALGAMLALGRVLPAPDRAVVLPGRHLSRRLRFMLDWGRVPMADAVRVTRADVLVTVDAAGPGRVSVPGEWTAVEDKFVVNIDHHVTNPDYGRINWVVDSASSSCELIYRLIVAAGWPLDGVTASLLYAGIHADTCGFTLPTASAETFEAMAGLVRAGADVEQVGARLYRSHHPHEFDLMRTVYHNTRLVGDGRIAYSTLTLAEIQAAGCTPADIDDQVSIPRSLSGIRIAMLLSEAEPGLVRVNLRGDESTEILPLAISLGGGGHAHSAGVRVRGAMDEVVRRVLDHAVSFLGPSA